The following are from one region of the Desulfurobacteriaceae bacterium genome:
- a CDS encoding pseudouridine synthase, whose amino-acid sequence MRLDKLLSNAGFGSRQEVKKLIRQGMVTVNGEVVSDPSFHVDPEKDEVLVNDEFVDYDEYYYLMLHKPAGYITSTKDKELTVMELITDVPRPEKLFPVGRLDKDAEGLLLITNDGELAHRLTHPKWKVPKTYYVIVEGKLTEDKVESLRKGISFKDFRTKPAKVKIIKAGETESEAEIEMTEGKYHQVKRMFEKIGHSVKYLKRIKFGNLKLGNLPKGEYRNLTPKELEELKKLVGLL is encoded by the coding sequence ATGAGACTCGATAAACTCCTTTCAAACGCTGGATTTGGCTCAAGACAGGAAGTAAAGAAATTGATAAGACAAGGTATGGTCACAGTAAATGGCGAAGTAGTAAGCGATCCTAGTTTTCATGTTGATCCTGAAAAAGATGAGGTTTTGGTAAACGACGAATTTGTGGATTATGATGAATACTACTACTTAATGCTCCATAAACCTGCAGGTTATATAACCTCTACTAAGGATAAGGAACTTACAGTGATGGAACTAATCACTGACGTACCAAGACCTGAGAAACTTTTTCCTGTTGGAAGACTTGATAAAGATGCAGAAGGGCTTCTCCTTATCACTAATGATGGAGAACTTGCCCACAGATTAACCCACCCAAAATGGAAAGTTCCTAAAACTTACTACGTAATAGTAGAAGGTAAACTAACAGAAGACAAAGTAGAATCTTTAAGGAAAGGAATAAGTTTTAAAGATTTTAGGACTAAACCTGCCAAAGTAAAAATCATAAAAGCAGGAGAAACAGAGTCTGAAGCAGAAATAGAGATGACAGAAGGAAAGTATCACCAGGTCAAGAGAATGTTTGAAAAGATTGGACATTCAGTAAAGTACTTAAAAAGAATAAAGTTTGGAAATCTTAAACTTGGTAATTTACCGAAAGGAGAATATAGAAACCTTACTCCAAAAGAACTCGAAGAACTCAAGAAACTCGTAGGATTGCTTTAG